CGCGCCGGGCCAGCAGGGCGCTGGTGGCGGCCATCCGCAGGCGGTCGAGATCCTCGTTTCGCGAGGCGTCCTTCTCGATGTAGATGTCCCGCTGAGGGATGTAGGCTTCCGGCTGGTAGTAGTCGTAATAGCTGACGAAGTACTCGACCGCGTTGTGGGGAAAGAGCTCGCGGAATTCCTCGTAGAGCTGGGCGGCGAGGGTCTTGTTGTGCGAAATGACCAGGGCCGGACACTGGTGCCGGGCGATCACGTGGGCCATGGTGAACGTCTTGCCCGAACCGGTGACCCCCAGCAGCGTCTGGAAGGGTTGGTTCTGGCGCAGCCCTTCCGAGAGCTGTTCGATGGCCTGCGGCTGATCGCCCTGCGGCCTCAGATCGGTTACCAGTTCAAATCGATCCATAACGAGTAATTATACTCGGTGTACGCTCTATGGCGTACTCATCGAGCTGCCATCTTCTTGCAGTCGCACTTATTAAAATGCTTCTATAGATATATCGGTCGTCTAGCGCAATCCTGCCGCAGCGGTTGAAAGTCTCAAGAGTGCGGCAACGACGGGACAGGCGAGGCAATGCGTGAAAGGGCGCAGAAGATCACCCAGGCAATACAATAGAAGCGGGACTACTACTAGAGGTTCCGCGGGCTCAGGCGGCTGGGCTCTTCGATCAGCCAGAACCGGTCCCAGTCCTCAACGGCCATCTTCCAGTTCTTTTCATGGACTTCGCTGATCCGGTGGGACCGCTCGCGGGATGACTGTCCAAGGGTGGCACAGCCGGCCAGGGAGATCGAGAAGGCGGCCAACATCAGCACTGCCAGAAGTTTACGCATTGCCATACCTCGCTTTGCAAGTGTCCGGCCCATTGTATCGCCGCCCCGACAAGCCCGTCAAGGCAAAATCATGAGCCAGACCGGTCGCCGTCCTTACCCGCCTTGCCGTAGAGGCCGCCTTTGTAGAGGCGGCGTTCGAGGGATCGGACGTAGCCGGTCCAACTGGTTTCCGGGTCGGTGGCGTTGGCCGATTCGATCTCGAGGCGGACCATTTCGAGCTTGGCGTCGAGGTTGTCGAGGTGGTGGAGGGCGAGGGATTCGGCGGTCATGGGTAGCCGGGCGGCGCCGAGTTCGTATTCGCCGTGGTGCGAGAGGACCATGTGCTGGAGCAGGTGCAGGATACGCTCCGGGAACGGCTCGCCGAGTTCCTTTTCCGCCAGGCGGGCCTTCTGCTCGATGAACAACGCTCCGATCACCAGGTGTCCGACGAGCTGTCCTCCGTCGCTGTACTTGAACGCCCCTTCGCAGGTCAGTTCATGGGTCTTGCCGATGTCGTGGAGGAACGTGCCGGCGATCATCAGGTCCATGTCGATCTGCGGGTATCGCGGCCCGACCAGCAGGACCAGTTCCATGAGGTTCAGCGTGTGTTCGAGGAGGCCGCCGATGCAGGCGTGGTGCATCTGGACGGCGGCTGGGGCCTTGCAGAACTGCTCCATGAGCTTCTTGTCGTCGACGAACTGCTTGACCAGGTAGAGGACGTTGCGGTCCTTGACCATTCGGAGGATCTCCAGGACCCGCCTTTTCATCTGGTCGATGTCCTTGGCGGTCTTGGGCAGGAGTTCCTCGACGTCGGCGGCGGAGACATCGACGGCTTTGATGCCCTCGATGATGAACTGCAGCGAGCCCTTGTAGCTCTCGGTCCGGCCGCGGACCTTGACGAAGCCGTCCTGGGGCAGGAGGTTGTAGAGTTCCTGCGAGGCCTGCCACACGCGTCCGGGCATCTGTCCGGTGCGGTCGGCCAGGACCGCGTGAATGTAGAGCGATCCGTTGTTGGCGCTGCGGAGGTCTTTTTG
The sequence above is drawn from the Phycisphaerae bacterium genome and encodes:
- a CDS encoding HD domain-containing protein — protein: MSRRYIKDLASGDTLDDQVFLLTQKDLRSANNGSLYIHAVLADRTGQMPGRVWQASQELYNLLPQDGFVKVRGRTESYKGSLQFIIEGIKAVDVSAADVEELLPKTAKDIDQMKRRVLEILRMVKDRNVLYLVKQFVDDKKLMEQFCKAPAAVQMHHACIGGLLEHTLNLMELVLLVGPRYPQIDMDLMIAGTFLHDIGKTHELTCEGAFKYSDGGQLVGHLVIGALFIEQKARLAEKELGEPFPERILHLLQHMVLSHHGEYELGAARLPMTAESLALHHLDNLDAKLEMVRLEIESANATDPETSWTGYVRSLERRLYKGGLYGKAGKDGDRSGS